TGCCCTTTGGAAAGTTATTCTCTTAGAATAAGTCTTGGAAAGACCTCTCTCCATTTTTTCTCCTGGACTGTTTACCTCTAGCCTCTGTTTGCTTCCACATCCATGCGTGATGTAGCCTACACTGCATCACTTCACGAAATTATGCTTTGCATAGCCTGGTTCATTTGCTCAAAACAGTTTATAGAAACACACCATAGTCATATTTATATTTCGTACATTTTTCGCAAACTTTAAAAAGTTTGCTTAATATTTACCTGATATTTTATGGAAACATGGATACTCATACCTTAGGATATCACTGTATTACATTCTTCTTAATTTCTCAAACAAAGGCTTTTTTGGATGTTATTTGATCTCAGGTATAAAAACTTGCCCAGAATAGagtttatttcacatatttttccTGCATCCTGTATTATAGCTACATTACTCAATCCTGAAAACAAACTTAACTCAAACTTAAACTTAACccaagagagaaagaaagtatACCATTAACCAATGCATACctcctttatttcattttctgattcatGCCATTACAACACAACCATGATAGTCACAGCTAGCATTTTCATTATTAACTGTGTAAGTCCATCACAAACTGTAATGTGATACAGTATAATTCAATTCAACAGCTCTTTACATCAGTGCggttgactgtgttttttttctaacttgcAAAATAAACCTTAATCAACTAATTCACTAAACAGTGCAATCCCTATAGGAGGCTTATGTGTTCAGAACAAAGACCAGGGGTGGGGAAggtgtaaataaaatatgaaagaatTTTTCAGGCACTTAGAAATACTCTCCAGTCCTTGGCTACACTGTGCTTCATTACATTATACATGCATTTTATACCCTATTCTGATCCTATTATGAGGAGTCTGAGGTTGCCTCTAGAAGGCTAATGGGTGAAGCACATTGAAGAACAACTAATTAAAGGGATTTCAAATATTTCACACAACATCAGTGTTCCTATTTACATGTGATCTCTAGCTACACAATCTCATTGCATATCTcctaaaatgtaattttaacaACTGTTATTGTACAAATCCTTTGACAAACGTAAGATGAACTGAAAGGAAATTTCACAAGATATCGCCAATACCGAGTGTCCAACATGTCACCAGTCATGTGCAGGATTCTTTAGATTATAATTTAATGTCAGAAGTATTTATGAAATGAGCCTTTCGGTGACAATCTAATTTCCTGTACATTTACACATCAGTCCTGTCTTACATGTGACTTTCATTGGCTTTCCCTGGTCCTGTTTGAGtgagctccagcagctctgatgGCATATAAATTTACCTCCCCCCTTAAAAGGACCTGATAAGAATGAAGTAGAGTGAAGGCAAACAGTAACAATTACCAGTAACAGCATTGACTTTGAAGGACTGGTGTAACCACAAAACGCAGAGTCCACTGAAATTCACATTTAGTCTTGTGCTTAACTTCTCATCAGTACAGATATACAAAGACCAACTCTGATTGACAACAGCTaaactaaacaacaacaacaacaacttaagACAAAAGGAATTAACATAGACCtcacaaactgaagaaaagagTGCAGCGCAACACAGATGTTAACCCATCACCATAAACCGTATCTCCCAAAATATCAGAGAAAACACTCACAAGTCACATGAGTTTGTGAAGGTTTGTTCTTTTGGCAAATCAGCATTAAAGTAAAACACTTGGTTCAAGTTTAAGGAAACACTGGCTACGGTTTAtcataaaagcaaacaaaatatCAGTTGCTGGTCCGTAAGAATATCCAATCTGTCCTTTCAGGCATGCAACAAAACCACTCTCTATTACCTGAAGAGCATAATACCTCCTCCATAATTTCTTCGGTACTGGGTTGGTTTATAGATGTTATTTGGTCGTTGACATGGATGCCCTCTTTGACCTTCCTATCAGCCATTTACTGACTCCTGCTCAATGAATTTGACCACTTCCCAGTAATTGCCGTGACTGCTTTTTGAATGctgattttgtctgtttcttgGCAATTGAGTTTTGTGTTCTGGGTCCTTGCTGCTTTTATGGGGCCAAGTCCGAGGGGCCAAGGGAACGTGTATCCAAGCAGACGCATTTCCTAGGACCAGCGGCGCTAcgaaccctattgtaattgtaaagatttttattttctcccacTAAAAGTGGTGCTACAGGCTAAACCGTGCAAGGGAGGGTGctgcaatttggagggttggtgCAGACACCTGCACATacctcagacaaaaaaaactatatatatcCGTGTGCAGGGGGCACTATAACCTAGGCCAACGCCAACTTTTTGCCTATAAAGACTGCCTATAACTATGCCTATGACTCCCACACAAtatgtcgcacattcaaaaaccttgtatccccagattccctgaattGAGCTGAATCACGCTGCTATGGCCACTCCTACTTCCGCCTGAAAGTTTTTTCACTAAATTGCAAAAACAGGAAAGCCTACTTTCCTCCTTGGAATTTTGTCTGATCTGCGTGAAACTTGGcacgtacactcttcagctggacctgatctaaagttatcaaaagaattttgctcggtcaaaaaatgtgcaaattattaaCGAACAAATATCTGTAGCTAGCCATaaaaatgtgaactgtttgatatctcggtcaaactaaatgctattaacaccaaatttgagatccttggttgccatgacattGGAAAGGGATGAGCCAAAGTTGGCGAATTTTGGCCACCAGGGGTCGCTAAAAGtatgggaagtttatatctcttgaacaacaacaacaaaaaggtctTTTTTACATAGGAGATGGTGTCAGATGGTCTAAGTTGCCCCAAAGGTGCCATTACAGCCATGTAGTGGCTGAAAGCTATTTCCAAAACTTTCCAAAACTTTTGTAAAGTATTAATCATTCACACATTGGGCCCAGCCCAAGCCATAATTCCGCTTTAAGGTACTGACTCTGTGTGACTTGAAGACTGAGACAATTCTTTGATGATTACGACTAGAGATTAAGTCAAAAGCTCTGGAAAAAGCATCTGGAGGAATCTTTTGAATGTGACCCGTAAAAACATTCTCAAGAGGAGACTGATGCTAAACTGCTCATTTTCATCGTCTGGCAAAGTCTATTGGCATGGAGTGTTATAAAACTCAACACCAAGCTGAAAAGcagttttttcaaaattgaAAGAAACCACTGAAAATAATCAGGAACAAGATTTTCAGGGGATGTGAACTTTTCAGAGATGGGGGAATCTGAAAGGCTGTACTGATAATGATCTGATGGTAAATTGGAACACATAGCACAAtaaatttaaagtgaaactctcaccaaaaagcaaaataggctttatttgttaatgtatatgagtcaaacctttgtgtaaaagcataattacaaagAAAGAGGCACTTAAAACATTTATCgtagtttcattttcaggcaagctaattttcaataATGCTAGCATCCAAATTGctacttttaaaacactaagaaggctcgacacaacatgaaactttgctcatagtatcaccagggtctctacacatgaacatgagcatttagaacattgtttgtgtatacagagtttattaaaaagaaggtttttgaacaactcatgttagcagctgtatcttcggtgcgccgccgtcatggcagacaaaaagtgttgatcccCAAATGCAAactaacaggaaggagagtaatggtggactgctcctcaagccttcctgttaggttgcactccattgaaaattagcttaacagaaaatgaatctactttaaatcttaaaagcGCCTCTGTCAttataattatgcttttacaggaaggtttgactcatatacattcacaaataaagcctcaggCATGAATTTGGGTCAGGGTtgaaaaaggtgagaagaaTTTGACCCCTCTCAGGGGGTCCGGGGGCATGCTCCCCAGAAGAAAAGTTTGactatttcatatttaaaagcatcaatctgatgcattttgagagaaaaatcaagcaaaattacaagacagtatgaatCTATAATAAATATGGTCACATGCTATAcaagaaatgagactgacaacttgTCTCATGAAATGCGCAACAGCACAACGTTAACAGTGCAACGTGGACAGCAAGCCACCAATTTGGCCGTTCCATTTTGCGGCTAGGTCCACGGATTTAGACAGATTTTCTCAAGAAACTGCACAGACTTCTTTTAAGAAGAATGTAGTTTTCAAATGGCCAATAGCAAGGCGGGCAGGAGCCATCAACTTGCCATGCTGTTTCAGCTGAATAGAATCTCAAGCCTTATCAAAAAATCATTACTCTTAACACTGTgatcattacatttttgaatgttacACATTCAGTGTGGAAATGGACTGTCCCTTTTCAGCACACCCACTTGCTGTAAATACAGTATCTATGTTTTCTTCCTTAAAATTTTGGGGAAGTACATTGGCCTCATGAGAACTGAAATCTCCAGTGTTCTAGCTATGAAAACATTGTATAAGAAAAGTGTGATTTTCTGAAAACAATGTGAACTCTATGAAGTTTAaggaatgacaaaaataaatacactcatGGTAAATTCAAATTATGAAATAGTTGATATAGCTTAGTATTTTAGAAGAATGACTATTAAAGAATCACATATACAGTTACTGCCTCTATACTCATTTTGTTAACACCAAAAACATTCTGTCAGGTTTTGGTGGTTTTAATGCTAACAGCTTGCCAGAAATGCAGCCCTGAACAGGGTTTCATTTATCATCTTGACAGAAATGGTCTTCCATATATTACGCTATTCTCCATAACCATGAGATGATATagttttacaaatgtttcaGAGAATTCTTGCCTACCCATCTCTTTCCAATTTGTCTTTCTAGGGATTTTGTGTACAAAACTAGGCCACAAGAGCTCTGGCAAGTAGGATAAAATTACTTCATACCTCTGAATACCAGGCTTTAATGGTCTAAAATATTACACAACATTAAATAATCTCCATAAGCAGGTCATCAATTTACAAATGCTTAAATTTCTGTGTAATGCTATCAATGAACATATTTAAAATTAACACTTGATTTTATGGGGTATGAGAGTTGATCCAGTAAGGGTTTCCAAAACCTAATGTGCATTTTACCATGGTCTACTCAGGTTTCTGGGAGATGAAAAATTAGGGTGTCATGTcttatcataataataattataataataataataataatatagcattttgagagaaaaatcaagcaacattacaagacagtatgaatgtataataaatatggTCACATGCTATAcaagaaatgagactgacaacttgTCTCATGAAATGCGCAACAGCACAACGTTAACAGTGCAACGTGGACAGCAAGCCACCAATTTGGCCATTCCATTTTGCGGCTAGGTCCATGGATTTAGACAGAGAGCGGTGTATTTGAGcgttttaaataatcaatgcagtttttcagctgtttcttttgCTCAACCATCCATTTTACACATACTGAATGTCTGTGCTATCAATGAACATATTTAAAATTAACACTTGATTTTATGGGGTATGAGAGTTGATCCAGTAAGGGTTTCCAAAACCTAATGTGCATTTTACTATGGTCAACTCAGGTTTCAGGGAGATGAAAAATTAGGGTGTCACGtcttatcatcatcataataatcataataatcataataatcataataatcatcatcatcatcatcatcatcatcctctctctctctctctctctctctctctctctctctctatatatatatatatatatatatatatatatatatatatatatatgtatatatctatatgtatgtctatatatatatatatatatatatatatatatatagagatatatatatatttatatatatatatatatatatatatatatatatatatatatacatatagatatctatctatctatctatctatctatctatctatctatctatctatatacatatagatatctatctatctatctatttatatatctatatatatctatatatatatttatatacatctctctctctctctctctctatctatttatatatatatatatatctatatatatatatatatctatatctatatatatatatatatatatatatatctatatctatatatatatatatatatatatatatatatatatatatctatatctctatctatatatatatctatctatctatctatctatctatctctctatatatatatatatatatatatatatatatatatatatatttacatatatatatatatatatatatacatatctatctatctatctatctatctagaaaTACTTGCCATGTCAATATTTAAACCTGAGATTCAAATTCTTAAAACTTTTTGTAGAAAAGTGAATATTGTTGTTAGGCTATTTGACTCTGTGGCCCCCCctttcatctcatctcacatCAGTCAACAAAACCTGGTAAGTACacatgacaaaatgtacaaaatacaaAGATTTCTCAGCAGGTCTGATGCTCACATCACCTAAAACTTTTAAATAGTAAACACTATAAATTTGGGTCCTGTTACATAAGCATTTTGGTGTGCATTCAGTTTGTGTGGGACACAGTGACTTTAACACCATCAGACAACAGTGCTTATGTCGTCAGCCTCGTCAGGTTTCTTGGGTTTGCTAGGGAGTGACTTGAGATACTCCAGGTGGCGTCGGGCATCCTCCTGGTTCTGACGGACATAATACACCACATATGATATGACCATGGCAAACCAACCAAACATGGTCACCAGCATAGCATAGTCTGTGGTCCTTTTGGCCAGATTACAAAGGTCTGTGTCTACCGCCAAGAAAGGTCGTCCCTCCTGGTCATGAACCTCAGAACTTCTGCACAGGACCCTGGCGGCAGCTTCGTGGTTGTGAGCCATTCCACCAATAGCCTGCTGCAGGGCACAGTCACAATGCCAGGGGTTATCATCCACAATAACACGGGCCTTAAGCCGAGCAAAGGCATCCTTGTGTACGCTAGTGATGCGGTTGTGGGACAGGTCCAGCACCTGTAATGTTGCCTCTATGCCACTGAAGGCACCTTCCCCTAAAGTCTCCACTGCATTGTATGAAAAGTTGAGCTCCCTTAAAAGCCTGAGTCCATGGAAGGCTTGATCGGGCACAGCGCCTATCTGGTTGTGGTCCAGCCTCAGCAAAACAGTGTCGACTGGCAGGCTGGGGGGGATCTCTTTGAGGCGAGACTGACTGCAGGAAACGTTGAGGCCGTGGAGGTGTGGATCGCGTTGGCAGATGCAGCCCTTTGGACACATGCTGGCCGAGGGGAAGCACAGGGCCATGAGGACAAGGCTCTGAAGGAGCAGGCACATGGGGATAGAGTGCGACAGCCACAAGTCCAGCAGAGTCATACTGACTGGCTGTCAGCAGCATCCCGCCTGGGGCCCCAACACCACCACTGGTCCATTACACACATTGCATTGTGGAGACTGGTCCTCACTGTCTGCCAGCTGGAGATACTAGATTGTGAACAGATGTTATCATTCTGCCTTCAagcctgaaacaaaagaaagaaaggatgaATTTATTAGGGACTGAATCTTATctagtttgacagtttgacagtttctAGTTTTGTTTATAGTGCGTCAATATTACCATGGGTCCTTCAATTTTGATACTTGTGTTTCATGTGATAGTTGACAACTTGTCAGGAGCACAGGAGCGCTTTTTTTGCCCTGATCCCAGTTAGTGATActatatatgtaaataaaatactCATAACTGCTTTGTATTGTCAATGTTTGGCCAGAATACCACGTAACACTAAAACAACGCCTTTGACCAggtccttttttaaatttttttttaaatcagcccTTGGACTGATTGCTATGTAAAAGACCCAGGACATTTTTTTcgaaaaacaaataaatccaaaggatgtgactcacttcacatttacatttaaggcatttaagcagatgcttttgtccaaagcaacttacagtaattcagaAGCAGTTTGGTGTTCAATATCTTGTCCAAGGAGACTTCAACATACAGACCAGGGACATCAAACCAGTGACCCTCCGATAACAACAggctggctctacccctgagccacagtcaTCTCTTCAGCCCTCCTCCAGTGCAAAAAGTGTGCAACACTTGCTAATATTAATTTCTACTTCTGATTTTGTACTCAGCTCAAGAATTACAAAACCTTCAGTATTATTTGATTTGTTCCTATCACATTCACcaacaaataatgaaacaatgaatatttttttcattttctgatttcaaATCTGTATCAACTTAACTAATCATACATGACCTTGGTCGTCCCAGACCCCAGACCCTGTACTTTGTGGCCAtttgactttcattttgaaGTCAAAAAACGGATAATGGGTAActgtcaggcttcacaaaatggcaggcaggAACCCGATAgcatgacacaaaaaaacagttcagttgcaaaaaaatgttttaatttcaagcGAAGGTCAAACGAGGTAGTCAGTCAGTGACGCACACAAATCCAAAGGGAGAAGGCAAGCTCTCTTTAACAAGTTTGACCTTGGAGACATGGAAGGTGGGATGAATCCTCATGGAGCGAGGAAGGCGGAAACGGACTGCAGCAGGGTTAATGACCTTACTGATGGAGAACGGGCTCACAAACCTTGGGGCCAACTCTACCTGGAGTGGGAGATCATGTGTGGACAGCCAAACCCTCTGACCAGGAGTGTAATGGGGTGCAGGGGTCCGACGGCGGTTGGCATTTGTTGTTGTGAGCATACTCAAGCCACAGAAGCTGCTTGGACCAGGAGGATGGGTTCTGGGACGTGATGCAATGCAAGGCAGTCTCCATTTCCTGATTCATCCGTTCAGTTTGTCCGTTTGATTGAGGATGGAAACCAGAGGATAGACTGACCGTGGCTCCCAACAGCTGACAAAACTCTGTCCAGAAACGAGAGGAGAACTGTGGCCCCTGGTCCAAGACAATGTCACAGGGGATGCCgtgcagacagaaaacatgatgcAACAGAAGTTCAGCAGTTTCTTTGGCAGATGGTAGTTTAGGCAATGGAACAAACTGAGCAGATTTAGAAAATCTGTCCACAATAGTGAGAATGGTGGTGTTACCCTCTGAGGGAGGCAGTCCGGTGACAAAGTCGAGTGAGATGTGGGACCATGGACGATGAGGAATAGACAGTGGCTGAAGAAGGCCGAAAGGGGCATGGCGAGCGGTCTTGTGCTGAGAGCAAATCTGGCAGGCTGCGATAAACTCCTTGGTGTCCTCTTCCATGGAAGCCCACCAGAAACGTTGCTTCAGCAGAGCTAGGGTGCACCTAACCCCCGGGTGACAGGCAAGGCAAGAAGATTGTCCCCACTGGAGGACCTGGGAGCGAAGATTTACAGGCACATACAGACGGTTATCAGGGCAAGCACTGGGAGCTGGGTGGTCGGCCTGAGACTTTTTTACCTTTTCCACAATGTCCCAGGTAACTGCGCCGATGACCACCTTCTTGGGGAGAATACCCCCAGGTTGTGTGGGATCGTTGTCAGACTGGAACTGACCGGACAGTGCATCTGGTTTGACGTTCCTCGAACCTGGGCGATAAGACTGGgtaaaatcaaaatgattaaagaaTAATGCCCAT
This window of the Acanthopagrus latus isolate v.2019 chromosome 3, fAcaLat1.1, whole genome shotgun sequence genome carries:
- the lrrc3b gene encoding leucine-rich repeat-containing protein 3B; this encodes MTLLDLWLSHSIPMCLLLQSLVLMALCFPSASMCPKGCICQRDPHLHGLNVSCSQSRLKEIPPSLPVDTVLLRLDHNQIGAVPDQAFHGLRLLRELNFSYNAVETLGEGAFSGIEATLQVLDLSHNRITSVHKDAFARLKARVIVDDNPWHCDCALQQAIGGMAHNHEAAARVLCRSSEVHDQEGRPFLAVDTDLCNLAKRTTDYAMLVTMFGWFAMVISYVVYYVRQNQEDARRHLEYLKSLPSKPKKPDEADDISTVV